A genome region from Rickettsiales endosymbiont of Stachyamoeba lipophora includes the following:
- a CDS encoding ankyrin repeat domain-containing protein encodes MPNTTDYQVSKKLLGVNVDNENLFKLIEAVNQLIAKATPEIKESILSKNREFKWNILHWAAFYEYNLLLASLVDLIPNEFREELINQTDSFGRNVLHYAAFRGDIVLIKKLLDSFKSDIKFVNTKDKNNILPIMCAARRHHWNVVLLLAENGAYLHYNHHVRETWQLLANFAYTDRNNIDQTIKDKLQVLIKDAQETTKKSKTSLIMKRNPRNQDQDQDIQNQTYSASFS; translated from the coding sequence ATGCCTAATACTACAGATTATCAGGTAAGTAAAAAGCTTTTAGGAGTAAATGTAGATAATGAAAACTTATTTAAGCTTATTGAAGCGGTTAATCAGCTTATTGCTAAAGCTACTCCTGAAATTAAAGAAAGTATATTATCAAAAAATAGGGAATTTAAGTGGAATATTCTGCATTGGGCGGCTTTTTATGAGTATAATTTATTGCTAGCAAGCTTGGTAGATTTAATACCTAATGAATTTAGAGAAGAACTGATTAACCAAACAGACTCTTTTGGACGTAATGTGTTACATTATGCAGCCTTCAGAGGGGATATAGTATTGATAAAGAAGTTACTAGATTCTTTTAAGTCAGATATTAAATTTGTTAATACTAAAGATAAAAATAATATATTACCAATTATGTGTGCTGCCAGAAGACATCATTGGAATGTAGTACTTTTATTAGCAGAAAATGGTGCTTACCTTCATTATAATCATCATGTAAGAGAAACATGGCAATTATTAGCAAATTTTGCCTATACAGATAGAAATAATATAGATCAAACTATTAAAGATAAATTGCAAGTATTGATAAAAGATGCACAGGAGACAACGAAAAAAAGCAAAACCTCTCTTATAATGAAAAGAAATCCACGCAATCAAGACCAAGATCAAGATATACAAAATCAAACTTACTCAGCAAGCTTCTCATAG